A segment of the Bos mutus isolate GX-2022 chromosome 17, NWIPB_WYAK_1.1, whole genome shotgun sequence genome:
GGGGCCTGAGCCGCCTCACCTTCTGCTGGGACTGCGCGAAGTAGACCTCAGCAAACTTCAGCACCAGCACGTAGTCCCCCTCCTCCTTGATGGGCACTTCGTAGCCAAAGGTCTCCTCGTTGTACCGCTCTGTCTGATATAGGATCTGGTCCTCCGGGTTGGAACGCAGGATTGGTAGCTTCATGCCATAGTCAGAGGCTGGCGACAAAAGATACAAGAGAAACCACATCAGAGGCCAAACACAAAAGCAGACTGGAGACCCCAGAATGGCCAGGGGCGTTTCCCCGGGCAAAGCTAATAACCCTCCCCCATTGCACCTGGCTCCAAAGAGACCAGCCACAAAGGCAGGAGTCAGGGAGCTGTTACCAAGGAAGagtaaaatgaaagaaaccaacaCAGAAATCACCCCAACAAGCTCCCATCACCCTCACAGCAAAACTTTCAAACATTCATGAAATTGACTTTTCCCCAGCCATATTCAGAGTGATGGGAATGGAACAAGTCTAACTCATTATTACAACAAAGCACTGCCCTACAGCTGCTGGGCTTCAGAGAAACCTCGTAAAAGCAGGAGGATGGCCAGGAACACTGCAAGATGATTAagttcaaagaattttttttcctcatttggaaGAGCTCagtctaagtaaaaaaaaaaaaaacaggatatcTGTTAGGAAAGTCATTCTTCATTGTCTTTACTGCAAATAAGAAACCAGCTTTCGTTGCTTTTTACAACGTTTTCATTCAAAAAGTTCCAGGGCTGGTCAAAAGCAACAAGGTCGTTAGAAAGAGGATGTGATGCTCTCTAATTTCCTCTGGGTCTAACACCTTACTTCCCACAGACTCACGAACTCAACCTCACCCGTGGTCTCAAACATTCCCCCAGACaaactgaaagaagaaacaagATTCCCGCTGTATCCCCAGGACATAACGTCGTCCTGGGCACGTTCATCAGCGCGCTCAGTGTGATCCACTGAACAAACAAATGGCAACAAAGGAGGTGCCCGCAGCGTAGTCAAGTCACATGCTCCTCTCCACAGGAGAGCCATCCTAGCAGGGAAGGAAAATGGTCCACGGTCCTGTTGCACCTCTGGCCTCAGATTCCCAGCTCCAGAAGGAGCCACCTTCCCCATTTGGGACAGATGAGgaatgtgtgcatgtgcgtgctcagtcactcagtcgtgtctgactctttgcgaccccacggactctagcccaccaggctcctctgtccagctaacaatactggagtgggttgccatttcctcccccagaggatcttcccaacccagggattgaaactgcttctccactggtgggctgattctttaccactgagccacctttccCATTTTAAACAGATGAGGAAGAAGGCAGagtaaaaagttgttttttgtgGGTGGGTATCAGAAGAGCCAAAATCCTCTACTGCCCTCAGCTATGACTCtgtgtatgtttttctttctcccacaCAACAAACTAACCCGGGTCCTTCCTCAAATATGCTTCCACACTCAGGGCCAAGAGGTGAACACTATGCCTTCCAGAGCTCTATCCATCTACTTTCCAaaccacagactcagcagtgattttggtacACGGGCCTAGTCTCTCCTCCACCTGGGAGGAGGAGTCTTGGAGCTAAGATGTCAAGACCACCTTCCAGTTTCACATGGTGGCTCTGAAGACATCTGGCACCTGGATCCCCAGGGTGATGTTTGAGAGCGGTCACTCTGGCAGCTTTATCTTCCGAGAATCCAAGAGACAGGATCTTTTATCTCCACAGGAGGTAAGAGAGTAACTAGAAGATCCAGTGGCTGAGGTCAagccttccagaaaaataaacagaactgtTAACAGTTCCTGTAAGTGAATAGCAGCCAGATCAGATGGACTGATGAGACAATGAACAGGAAACTCATTGCACTTTTGTCTCCAGacattttttcttcctatttctccTTGAAAAATCAAAGGGGCTGGGGTGCTGAGTAGCTCTACAAAGGATGTGCTGCCAACTGCCCCAGATACAACCCCCAGGCTCAGACCACAAACCTATAAAGATATAAAGATTGCCGATCCTCTTCCAAATGAGTTCTAAGAATCTCCCTCTTTCACAAAGACCGTGATCCTTACAAATTTGGAATGGTCACTCGATTTGCTTTTCGGAGACACAGAAAATGTTATGCATGTGTGGAGAATCTATTTTCCCCCCTTCTGGCATGGAAAAAGTGAGAAACTGACGGTAACATAATCTGTGGCAGTCTCAGTCTCACAGCTAAGAAAACTCAGCAAAAAACTACTCAACAACCTTGGAATTACCTTTAAAAGCTTTTCCAAGTGGCTTGCCCACGAAATTTCCCACATGCAAAGCTGAATTTGCCCAAGTCTCAAGAGAGACAATAGCAACTTCCCCTTCCCCTCCGAGCCTTTATGCCTTCATGGCTACCTTAACAGTGAAGTGAACACGGGGAACATACAATGGCAGCTGGAATTAGAATTTCGAGTTAGCCCGACAGAGGTCAGACGGTTAACCAAAGATGGAACGGGGCCAGAGGGTCCACACTCTGTCCACAGCTTCTTAGCTCTAGACAATAGAGTCACCAGGCTACTTGAAAAACTCAGTCCAGGTTTGAGGGGAAGATgggcctggatttgaatcctggctctgctaccTACTATGTGATGTAGAACATGTTGTTGTCTCTAGGCGTTTTTTCATCTGGAAAACAGGGTACCATCTACCTAAATTCTCTGCTAGTGAACTGCTCCTAGGAGGGCCTGCAAATGAAATTGGCCTCTTATGTAGCAGTATATTAAAGTgctagtcattcaatcatgtctgactctttgtgaccccagactgtagcccgccaggttcctctgtccatgggattctccaggcaagaatactggagtgggttgcattcccttctccaggggatcttcccaacccagggatcgaacccaagtctttgcactgcaggcagattcttaaccgtctgagccaccaagaaagcagTATAAGAAGAGAATTTTAAACAAATCCCTTGGCCTTAAGCAAATCAGAAGTACCAGTGTCTCTCTCACATTATCTTTCAAGCTCTTATTTCCCCAAAGCCAGATCCTTCCCCAGCCAAAAGGGAAGAATCTTCTTTGTTGTTctttaattgctcagtcctgtctgaatcttttgcaacctcatggactgtagcccactgggttcctctgtccatggaatttcccaggcaagaatactggagtgggttgccatttccttctccaggggatcttcccgatccagtaatcaaacctgcatctcctgcattagcaggcggattccttaccactgccaccagggaagcccctgcagggTCTTCCTTAGGTCCTAGAGAATTAGTAATCTGATGGGCTCAGACCCCTGGCCAGCTTTTTCCCCTCCAGAGCCATATTCTGCTCCACTTGTAATTCCTTGTAAAAGATCTTCaagcaaagaaaaagacagacactTGAACCTACTCTGGACAGAATTTTCAGACTCATGTCACTGATTCCTAAAGCATGACAAGTTTTATGAAGGAAAACAAGGTTCAGAGAGGGAACGCAAATTCATCAAGGCCGTACAAATAACTAGCGGGCATCTTTCTATGAAGAAGAAATAGCCTTTTTCCTAAAACCGAGCCAATCTCTATGCCTTCAGGCCAAATAACCAAGTCTTTTCCATCAGAGTCCAGAAGAACCCACAAAGAGCAAGTTACGAAGAACCTGGGATGCAGAGCACGCCAGAATCCCACACAGAAAGCTTCTGAATCACTCTCCATAGTGGTACCTCTGTCTGCTGAAGCACACAGGTGAAAAAAGCCTTTCCCAGGCTGTCAGCATCTTCCATGAGCCCTAGCTATCCTCAAGGCAGAAATGAAATTCAATACACAATGTGAAGTGCCTTTGAAAGCAAAACCCACTAGGTGCCTTGGGCCACTCACAGTTTCCGAGAATGCCAAACTACAAAGACACTATAGAGAGACAGCAAGTTCAAAAGCAGGCCAAACTCTTATCTGGATTAACTTGGCAACAAACATCTGAATTCATTAAACACAAAAATGGACTTTCCTTGGGTGCTGAAAACATCACGGGCGTATGGAAAATAAAGACGTTCAGCTCCAAAGGAAATTAGTGTAAATAGCAGCAGGGTTCGGGGGGTGGGGAGCAAGGGTCTCCAAATACTTGGCACACCCTTATCCAAACAGAAGGAGCAGCTGCACTTCCCTTCGTGGTACTGACTCCCCTGCACAGAAAGAATCTAAAGAGCTGCTTTCCGAGAGAGAAAGACTAATCACTTCTCAGCCCGACCTACAGCCAGCAAAATGCTGCTCTCAGGAGCCCTCCAAGTGCAACGTCGCAACTGGCTGGCTCAAGCTACATCAACCTAAAGGCTGACAACCAGCCTCCACCCTCATTCAACCCTTAACACTGCTGCAATTCATACCCAAGTGGACTACCAGTGTGGAGCAGGGAACCTCCATTTAGAGTGCCAGGGTTCCAGCCAGGATTCCAGAACAAGTGAGCTTTCGTAATATGGTAAGTTGCACAATTTTACCTGCTACAATAAATTCTTCCAAAGGCACTGCAACTATGATCCAGTAACCTAAGGAGAGACAGCCTGACTGACTGCTGatcagactcaaaaaaaaaaaaaaaaacaaacccactgGTACCAGCAAATGAAAACCAGGATTTCTGAATAAGGGAAGTAAAGTAGCTGGGGACTAAACCTGTGTGCTCtcagctccctcctccccactagGGACCAAAGAGAATAAGGTCACCTAGGAAAAGCCTGGAATTTGTTAATTGAAAAGGAACCATCTGTACATGGCCTCACCACAGCTATCTCTAGAGGCGAAGTCCACAAACGGTCTCTAATTTCCTCAAGGGCTTCTTCCGCCCTGCCCACACCcatgaagaaagaggaagggtCCAGGCTGAAGATAACAACCACCTCCTGCTATTAAGTCTGCCTTTGGCTGCTGTGATGGCTGCTGAAGACCAGGGCCCTGACTCAGCTGAACCCAGGCTACTGAGACCTACATGCCAGGGCTAAATAAATTCCAGAGCTAAACTGAAGACAAACGTGGAGCTTTGGAAAACTGCTCTGTGCCCCAACACCCCCACGTCTATGGAAGCAATAAACACCCCCCAATACAACAAATTCCAAGCAGGCCAGGGCAATTAATTTGGTTGAAAGAACCAAGTTAAACCTTTTAGGAAAAGCAAGAGCCAAATCTGGGCATCGTGGAAAAAAGAGTGAGAAAGTCTGTTTCCTACTTTTCTGGAGATGGCCTGTTGCCAAGCTGGCAGCCTCTGAACCCAGCCGACAGCATAAACCTCCTTCCAACACATGAAACGGGGAACTTCCTTCTTAAACCTGTTTTCCAATCCTAAGAACAGAAGAAACAAAGTCTAGATTTTCCCAAAGAGTGGTCTGCAGATGACCTACATCAGAAGCCCCAGGGTGCAGAAACCTGGGTTTAATCTACAGGtctagaatttgtatttttaactaGCTCCCCCAGCAATTTTCACACTGAGAACTGTGCAGCTCTTGCAAAACTACTGTTGCTCAATCAGTTAAGCCAAAAGCAATTTTCCCATAACCTGGAATCACACCTCTCAGGACCACTGAGGGGTAGGCTCTCCGCACAGGCAGGCAGAATATTCAGACCTTACGCTGCTGACACACCACCAGCCCCGTGTGCAGTAGGGTTGGCGACATAACCACACTCTGGGAAGGGCCTTAAAGCTTCTACTTTTAAGCACACATATGCCCCGCTCcaaaagggggggggggggcgggggaggaggctACCATCAAACTTTCCTGGCCCATCCTCTTCGAAGATTCCTTTCCATTCTGGCTAAGAATCAAGACCCGCTCCTGCAGAGAGGGTAAAGAGAGCGGCCGATTTCTGGGTCGGCAGAAATCTACCAGAAACTGACCACCAGGCTAGGAACAGCGAAAACCGAAAAACCCGTGAGGCCTAGAGGTGGCAATAGGCCGCCCCCGACTTTACTTTCCCAGCGCGGTTGGAGGTGAGGGGTTAAGAAAATACAAGATGCGAGGTCCAAATATAACTTCTCGCCAACTCTCTGCCTCGATGGCTCTTGGCTGCTTCGAGCCAGTGCCAGTCTCTAGGCTCTGATCGGGTCCCCGAGGAAACTGTAGAGAGAAACTTCGCTCCAGAGACGTGGCCCCGGGGTCGAGGAAGGGGTTCGGGGCCCGCAGCCCTCGGCGCGCTGCGCCCGGCACGGCAGGCCCGGGATCCCGCGGCTCGGCCGAGGGGCTCTCACCTCTGCCCACCCGGCCTTCCAAAGGGTCCTTGCGGAAGTGGATCCCGTGCACGTCCACATGCGCCTCCCCGCCCGCGTTGACGGCCCAAATCACGCTCTCGGGCAGCCCGGCCCCCGCCAAGCGGACCACGCCGAGAGccggcagcagcagaagcagcagtcgCAGGAGCGCCACGGCGGCTCCCTCAACCGCCCGAGCGCCTAGCATGGCGGCCTTCACAGCGGGGGCAGCCTCCGCCGAGTGTTGTCCTCAGCCGGCCGCCAGGCCGCCCCAGACTCAGAAAAACAGCGCCACGGGCCGCTGTGCCTCAGCCGCCGGGGACATGTCGCTCTCAGGCCTCCTTCTCAGCCACGGGTGCCGCCTCCCACCTTAGGAACAACCTACCCCACCGCCCAGCCCCCGGCCACGACCCCGTAACCAATCAGCTCCCGGCCCTCATTAATTACCCACCACCCCGCCGGGAGGCGCCCGCCCATTGGCTGCCAGGAGCAGGAGAGGGCGTGGCTACTCTCAGGCGTCGGCCCAACCATCAGGCATGAAAGGGAGCGCGCGCAGAGGCTGGGAGTTCGGTTGAAGCGGCGGTTCAATGCGGAAGTGGCGGGGTGCAGCGCCGAGGCGGCCCCGGAATCCCGTATCTGAAGAGGAAAGGTGGCCTAGGGGGGAAGGTTTAGGATAGGGCGCACTGACACGTCGCCAGCACTTCCGGTGCTCCAGATTTTGGGGGCCGAATAGGCTCTCGAGGGGGGCGTTACCGACTTTCCCGATCCCCGCTTTCTTTCTCAGGGAGAGGCATGAACATAAGATCTAGTAGGAGAAGCAGTGATCACGCTTCCGACCTGATACCCAGCCTTTGTCCCCACGCCAGGCAGAGAACCCATCCTCCCCTAGAGAGGCCACATGAACAGGTTTTCAGGGCAAGGGTCCCACGAGGACAAGATCCCGCCCCCACCCCTTAGCGGGCTCTGGGCTGGTGGTAGCGTCCAGATGGCCCTCCAATCAGGAGGCTCCAACGCAGCGGAAACGCGTGGCCTGGCGGGGAGGGGCTCCAGGCTACCGTATCTCCATGGCGACAGCCTCAGGCTAGCCCCAGCTTGGAGGGGCGGGACTGGGGCTTCCCCGGCCCCGGCAGAAGGACTTGAGAGCGGTACCCAGTCTGAAGGTCCAGACTGTCCCACACAGAGGTGACGCtagcttcctccttttctttggcAGTTCACACCACGCTCTCCTGCCTTGGCGATCCCTGCGCTGTGGTCGCTGCCCGAACTCCCACCTGTCAGAGAAACGGGCCCAGAGAGGGACCGAGCATTGCTCAAATGGTCAAACCACAAGTTTAGGGCGGAGCCAAGGCAAAACCTCCTTTATCCATttgttccacaaatatttatcgaGACCCTACTCCTAGGGTTGTCAGATTTAGGTAAAATACAGGAAGcacagttaaatttgaatttcaaataaatgaacatacactaaaaataatttattgcttgtctaaaactgaaatttaactgggctttttgggtttttttctgacAATGCTGCCTACTACCTGCCAGGCAATGAGTTTTtggcagcagtgaacaaaactacACTCAGGATCTCACATGAGAATCACAGTCCTTACTCAATTATTTAGTTAGACCAGTGATGAGTACTCTAAAGGAACAAAGTGAGGTACCAAAGTGAAGTATAGTtggggaaatttttcttttttgacccgGCGGGTGGAATGCCTGCCGGGAAACACGgcaggttcttagttccctgaccagggatggaacctgtggcccctgcaatgggagaacagagtcttaaacactggact
Coding sequences within it:
- the MLEC gene encoding malectin isoform X2 is translated as MLGARAVEGAAVALLRLLLLLLPALGVVRLAGAGLPESVIWAVNAGGEAHVDVHGIHFRKDPLEGRVGRASDYGMKLPILRSNPEDQILYQTERYNEETFGYEVPIKEEGDYVLVLKFAEVYFAQSQQKMCQSCSLIQDWKRKKKRRRKKNTMKGLISRDRPIRTECSRAPARPTPTPRTTAASCFPSWWPSESSFQPSSASAGCENRSPS